The nucleotide window cactaataattaattctatatcaAATCAGAAAAATTGAGACAAACATCATGATTATACTAAATGCActctttcttgaaaaaaaagagataaagctCCAAATTTGTGAGTAAACTATTCACAATTAGGCTTaataaggatatttttaaataaaataaatcagtatcACATATAAACCAATGAGAATtaggtaaattttatgaaaaagctacctattgtaatgggtaccctgattccagaaaattttgacatatattccataagaaagtgaaatatataatttacaatacagTATAACTTTGATGAATACATTTACTGAAAAAAGACCATAGGTTGGGTTTCTGAATTTAAGGTTTATGAAAGATAAAGTTTCTGTAATGCCAATCAGGATAGTACTTCAACCTTTGACCTGTAAAAGAGCAGGGATGATCTACATCATTTATGTCAAAGAAcgtatctcttttttcttttaaacagattCCCAGTAAATGATGTTCTATATTTTCATCCAACGCcttaaaaaaagtgaaagagaTTCTTTATCTCaagtcattatttattaataactcatttttctttttcattttttaattacagctaGAATTTTGAatcaaagttgttttttaatctagagctcaattaaataataatatttcagttatatgtaagtttaaaaataacattttgattatgaaaattgtattattacaaatgCTACAGAAGAAGGAGGCAGGAAGTGgttgtgataattaattttaatggattcTGTGGAACTATATTTACTTGAGGGGAGTCATACCGCTCGATCTCTGCAATATTAAAGTAGGAGaatttatattcctttttctTAGCCTCCTGATAtgcaattgatttaaaatttatacagctTATAAAGCATAGTTTTTGGAGCAATTTGAGCGAAATAGGTTTTTGAAATCTTGTAttacaacaaagttataatttttttttaggaaaaggctaactaatggtaaaaaatatcattttcaatttttaattttttttttgtaattctgcttCCCTCAAACAATAGTATATGTAAGTGAGAAtacccccaaaagaaaaaaaatcattcctgtaTGTTTCTTAGAAGTTGAGAAAAAGGCACAAAAATATCCAGAAAAATGAAGTTTTCGGAAAACAAAGcttaaagttttaaatacataGGTTTTTCCTGCCAATAAATTCCTGAAGCATAATACGGGCCTGCAGCTCATCGTCTTCTTCTATGACATCTTGTAACACTCTCTTATCcttgcttttttcttttgaaacctttttttttattagttctttcAGTTCACGATCAGCTCAAGCGATCCTTCCTCTATCAACTAATTTCATCATCTGGACAAAATTGACACTGGTAGTGATTCCTGGTTTTTAAAAACTAAGCAtttcataatattctttttattaaaagtacttaTGGCTTAATGTACACCAAGCTGAATTGTCTGAAACCCAACGAATAATGTTTTTGGCAGTCGTGCGCAAATTACGCTGTTGAGTGACTCATTCGGGttctgtattttactttttacgcaCTTTACTGAAAGATCTTTAGCTAATaggtttctaaaaaaatttatttcgaacATGACAACAATAGGTAAATGCTTGGAGTAATTATATGGTTTACCTTATGCCTTGGCTTTCTGAAACTTACACCAGATATCGGCAACAGGACGACATAGTCCATGTTGAGGGTTTTCATcagttaaactgaaataaaaaaactcagCCTTCACTGCTTTATACATTGAATACCAACTTTCAGTATTTCTCCTAATGGCTGAGTTAtgaaaaagctacctattgtaatgggtaccttgATTCCAGAATATTTTGACATATattccataagaaagtgaaatatataatttacaatacagTATAACTTTGATGAATACATTTACTGAAAAAAGACCATAGGTCTTTTCTCAATTtcaatcataataattttgaatattaattatagctGTGTCTGTCAGCCTATTATGTCTACTCAAAGAACTACAATCATTTAATTTCATCCCTCTGTACCTTAATTTCAGATTTCGAAGACGCTTTCCCATTCTTTTCTGCTCGTGACCTATAGATTCCAACTTCTTTATTTGGCAATCATCTCCATACAGCTTCATTTCCTCTACAAATGATAAAGCTTTTGAATCCCCATATCCTAGATAGTTCGCTATTCGCACATTTCGAGTAAGTGACCGTTCATAAATCTTCTTCGCTCCACTGGTCTCCATCCCCCCACTCACACCACTGTAGTTCGCCTAACAACTATAAAATGGTCGGTTGACAACTATCCAAAATGATTGGATATAGTGGTGGAGgggaaattcttttaatataatacatatcttcaataagaatttttattattcaatttcaatTCGATCGTACAATTGCGGATAGGGGAATGgaattgtaaataatagtttCAAAAACTAATTCAATACATTCGTTGTGGATAACGGATAATTTGTGTCTATATCAGGATACGAATTAGTGGAAAGattgaaatttgtttgttttcccTATTTCTACAAACTAGGCCTGTCTGAACTGGATTGAACTGAGCTCACCTATATTGGAATTGTTTCATTGGAACTGGAATGGACTGGATtcgcctttctttttcctgtttagcctccggtaactagataatacttcagaggactgGACTCGCCTGAACTGGAATTGACTCATCTGAACCGAATTGTCCTTACTTTAACTGAATCTACCCGAAAACTACCCGATTCGAACTGGACTGGTCTCGTTTCGACAGACTGGTTTGGTTTGAACGAGACAAGAGTGGACTGGATTGTACTTGACTTGATTGGCTAAACTTgattcattaaacttttttttttttttttttttttttttgttaaagaggtggggaattccatttacggacgcctaagcagtaacgggctcgctaacaggcaagttgttattaatatgcgtatgtaaacctgcgcactaccgactaaaccgccacccctggctaccacccttcctggaaccgctaacaAAGCATACCTTCTGGAAGGGGGCTTGAACTGGACTTGAATACAGAGAACTGTGTTTGTCTTTACTGAACTGCACTTGACTGGACAGTACAAGACTGGAATGAACTGAAATGAACTGTATAGGACTGGAATGACTGGTTTGTTTTTATCTGGACTGGAATCACCTTAACTGGACACGTCTGAACTGAGGTGGAATGGAATAGACTGGGCGTGACTCGACTTGACTTGACTGAAATGAGCTGGAATATAATGGACTGAACTGTGCATGTACTGGACTGGACTGGAGCAGACACCCTAAATGTGATTGACGTAAACTGCACTAAACAGGAATGAAAAAGATTGAGCTGAACTTGAACAGAATTGACCTAACCTAACCCGACCCCGTCTGAATCAAACTTTGAATATAGAGAATTGGGTTTGTCTTTTCTAGGATAAAGGGATTGATTGGACTGGGCTGAACAGTACTCGCCTTATCTAAGCTGAAATGGAATGGATTGGACTGGAACGAAATTGGATTGAGATGTTCAATCCAATCTCGTTTTTTTTctttcgaaatttttaaaaatttttcatctttaaaaaatgagaacttttcattttcattgtcattgtcattatttgtatatttatgtagatctgctacaggtttttttttgtcattaattcgCTCATCATTATTCGTATAATTTTCGATTTTGAAATGATATTCCTGTAGTACTCGATTGAATAGAGTAAtttctgattttcttttatttttcatatcttcaATGGTATTATCATGTATGTATCGCCACGATACatacatgttaatatttttaatgttcatgTTAACGAGGttagattttttatctttttttattctttctttctttctggaaaaacaatttttcaaaaagtattttttattggtaCTGCTTGATAATGCCTTGTCAATTGTGTtgctttcattatttaaaattttatttggctataactctggaactagtaaaaataagtaccgcttatgatacatcgttgaaaagctctcaatgagggtttattactgcagttaataaaaagtctatCAAACTGTCGttctaagtaataaaatatgcTTCCGTTTCCCTATAACCATCTACTGATGCCGGACTACTGAAATACATCTTTAGTAATGATGCAGTTATTAAACTAACCACCATAGATGCGAATATTATGGATTTCAGTCTCGCTTTACCTTGTCGACTAACCCTTTTGTAGACCGCCAATTTAATGTTTcgaatatttaatagtatttaatatttcttctgttttatcCAGTTAGCAACATgtcgttaaatataaattaaacacacaCGTCCGTAGAGGTTCttcagaatttaatattaatattgtccGATAAGAATTTTAGCTTATTGCctactgtagaaaaaaaaaaatataagagctacatcaaacatttattttttatgaattttgtcaCTCAAtaatgaagagatttttttctattgcttCATTTTAtgattcaaaaaatgttaattgtaataTACTGGAaagatatattcatattttttttttttatgaatatttggtTTAACTATTAGCAATAacctaataatatttaattgggTAATGTGgaacagagaaaaataattaattaaatacacacTGTACAATCTACATTACTAAGATTTTACTATGAAGTAATGGAAAAcgaatatttaatacttttaatccTTCATCTGGcaacagtttaatttttctacaaaatttttattaatgactcgtaatactgtaataaaaaaatctggtgtggacaccacatgatttccttgtacacctattaaaatacatgtacacattttttgctgcactttatttaaaactatactgaataaactttatttaaccagtatacaggagttcactaaatgaaataatttaattattagtttatatgttaatttttttcacgtcgctcatgtagatatgtggtgtaaatgagaagGTGTCTGATTCGTAACAtgcacacattggttcgaattcgatttcatgtagatatatttttttaacttttttttaaatttaaatatattggtctattaataattattaacctctggttgtaatggtttttgaattaaaatgaaaagtacataacattttatttcactaatttctgatttttttcatatatatatttttttgtattattattgaattattaaatttttttcaaaaatccaaatgttttggatttttgtacataagtacgtacagatgtcatgacgaagctaatcaaaatgaattcaaggatagtcaaaatggatatttccgttgaaatctgaaaaccgaaatttttcgcaattacaatactacctttacttcgtacaaggaagtaaaaattattttattaacctttGACATCTATCTTTACTTTCGTTATTTTaagattatcaaaattaattttgaaatgagCTATCAAAATTGAAATGAGCTATATGCACGCAAGTGAATAAAaagtaattcgtaaaaaaatgCTAATTATCACTTAATAATATCCATATATCGTTACGTTACTCTTTTGAATAGGTTCGAAGAGGAATTAGAATTCTTATAATACGAGtattagaattcatttttttaaacccgCTAACCGCAAATCATATTAGAATTGTAGATTGAATTATGTAAAGTAGGTctgataattattaaacatattcataAAAGAGAGGTATTAAAAACCAGCACtagtttcttttgttaaaaatctaattcttCTGGTGAAAAAGAACATCCACGGCCTACTATCTGAAACCTTCATTTCGTATTGGAATGTGGTCCGATGATAAAGATTGAACTGATTGTAaagtattttacttctttttccaTAACggttaaatttgatatataacaCTAAAAATGGAACTAAGCGAAATGTAAGTAAGTACAATACTCAGTACACATGAATGACTATACCAAATTCCCATGTCATATCGACGGTATCAtgatttctctttctttctctttttctaatactctttttctcattattttcctcactatctatctctctctctcacatacacacacaaacacacacacagagagagagagagagagagagagagatacgcactcatttacatattttattattattattattactactattataatcagtttaatagaatacataataaaatgtgtaaaactcATTCTATTTGAACTGATAagtttataatattcaaatgtctttatttttttatataaaaataaaaagaatagcaataaaagtaataaaaattagtcaacctcttaaaattaaagtgaagtgGAGTTCATATctggttttgtgtttttttctttttctgctggactttatttacaataggtttatatttatttataatcaagatCACAAGTAAATGGATAGACAAATAATGACATAATGAAGAGTACCTAGAAATATCCCTCGTGAAATACCGACACcactatttacattatttctccACATAACAATTATTTACCAACACAAGCTTTATaacaaaacacataaaacaatcacaattaaaaataaataaaaggaaaataacaaattacaacaggaagcaaattatttaaaacggaaacaaattattacaaacaaataatataaaaacaaaaaacaacagataGTAGAACGattcataatgtaataatattattcgaGAGCGCGATTGACCACACAACAATAGCCTCAATATATTCTCAAATAATCTCATCGGCAGCTGAATGCTCAGTCGTAGcagaaacataaaagtaatataaaaatatgtgaatgtaaatgcaatataaaaaactaaatttacagcAACAATTGATAATTTAGTCCTGAAAGGTAAAATCTTACAGTCCTGAAGTATAAAATCCATCGCTGCAGAGCATGCCTCATGTCCAACACGTGTCACCTTTTGAGACGTCTAATATGCTTACTGCTGTTCAACAGATTCACCGCTATGTGGTTCATGTGTTGATTtagttaacatatttatttcGTAATCATACGTTGTATTTACTGACTAATGTACGGTATCCCTAAATATTCGGGATCTCATCGTTTCTGACAAACCATTGCGCTTCTGTTAAGATTCTAGGCACTTTGTTTTGGAAGTCTAGATGATCCAATGTTGTCTTTACACCAAAAAATTCTGCTTTAAGACCATCCATTAGATGACCTCAGTGGTACAGACGACAGGTAAGGTCATTTCAATCTTCTTATTGCTTTCTGTAACAAATTATCTTTGTCAAAAAGGGAGAAATCTTCAATATAACCCCTAAACGTTTTCATTTCTCATCGATCTTTCAGTTTCCTCAATCTACGTGCAGTCCTATTCAGAACTGATCTGTCCTCCGGACCCTTGTGGAATTGGCATGACCTCGGAATTCTCCTTTTATTGGCAGTAAACTTCCATCACCTCGCTAGGTTAGTCTGTGCCTCATCTGCTTAGAAGTTGAATGCCATTCTGCTTCCCTCATAATTGACGTCAAACGTTCGGTCGCATCTTCTACATCGATTGCTCAATTTAATGGAACAGCCTCATAACAACCCAAACCTTTCCTCAATCTACTTTTGGTAAGAACCCCAGTTGGTTCTATTGTTGTGAATGATAGTGTAATTTCTCTTCTTTACgaccatttttcttaaaattaacttaCAGGTAAGTGTCTGACGTACAGCCAAAGTTATTTCTCACGTcaatgtaaaaggaaaaaactgCCATATTTATACAGAAATCCAATAAGTCAGAAAACTTAGTTGCATCTGAAAGCCAAAATTAGTTGGTTTCAATCTTGAGATAACATTGAGCTGCAGCCTCGTGATACATTCGTTCAGTGTCCTACCGCAAGTGGTTATTTCTCTAGAATCCCGTTGTAGATGTTTCATATTCAAATCACCCTCCCGCATATAAAGAGACAGCATAATGTATTGAAGTACCCATAATATATGTCATCAGTGATCATGTGAAGAGGGGAACAGTGTACTCTGAAAATCTTATGGGTTCAAGCTAGCCCAAAATCTCAATCGTGATTGCATGAGTGTGGTTGGTGCTGACTGTTGAGAGCTGAATATGAGCGATTATGAGAGCAGTAGCACCATGCTGTCTGCCATCCGGATGGTTAGTCGCGTACACCAAATAATCCCGACACGCAAGTAGTTCCATTCAATAAAATACGTCTCAGACACAAGGTATATTAAATATGCAAGGTATATTTAATGCCGACTCTAATATGTCTGTGACATGGTGTTTTTCTCGGGTCCCTGTTTCAACTCATTAGTGGTACCCGTTTCCTACTGATCTGCGAGTTATTTATCACAAACATCGTATCGCCATTGTTAGTTGAAGCTGTAAGCAACGGATTCATAACAATGCGATTCATTGTATAAGtgaattaacttaaaatctaTATGAATTAACTCCTAAAAAATCGTAACAAGTACATGTCTACCAAAAATTAATCTTAGTGCAATAACCTATTTATAGATCCAAAACCAGTTGTTTCGTAATACATTTTcacaattctaataataaaacagcactaataattttaaaaaaaattatttcttctcgAAACAGCCGTTTTGGTTTTTgcaacaattttattgttatcagTTGACACTAAATTTTTTACAGACCACCAAGTGGTTACGCAGAATCAGAATTTTATACGTACTGGACACGATTTaactaatattacaataaactaatatatttacaaacatactTCTTAATTACTAACcaataattactatattatagaAAACcaagaataagttttaaataattatcttttaatagttcattgaattaaataagttcAAATAGTTCAAGTTAATATGGTGCGTATTGTTCTACTAATTGCgtttactttttagaaaaaaagaggCTGAGAACTACAGCAAAACTATGCTGTTAAATTATCTAAGTAAACcacaaaaaatagttataaaataataattttaatattaattgtaaatatactttttcacAGATTTATgcaaaaatgacatatttttaactattatttgaaCTGTCTATTTCTTTCTGTAACTGCTGATTACAATTTAAACTAAATGTGAGTAAAAGGAAATTTGTAAtgaatattacgtaaaattaaataggttcatatgaaattattttttagaatataagcTCATTACTACATTAATTACGCCACCGAATAAAAGATACAAGATCTTTTACTGTATTGTATGTAGATAAATTTTCAGTTTGTACAATGCTGTCAATACACTTATTCCAGATTTTCCccgacaaaataaatatataaatatatactttttgcacgctaatgacttttttatgttaattgcCGAAGCCGATACTCATAaaatactttagttttttttttcaaataataatgaaagaatatcttaaaaatacGTTTGGGTATCcgattattcaaaatattttaacgagTTAATGGAATAATCAGCTCTAGCACATCATCCAGtcgaaattaacataaatttgttGTACAGTATATGATTTTGTATAGTGCTCAGGTTCAATTTGCCTGTTGATAAATCTATCATGTAAAAATGATATCGGTCACAATTTTCTTTAGCATGAATGTGCCTACATTTATTCAACTGTCGAAAAAAGTTAACTGGATCGTTTTTATTACGTATCGACACAACTGGAGCGCAGAAAACTCAACATTTAATCAGTTCCAAACTCTCTGTGTGCGTTATTCCAAAGAGATTACATTTTGTACTGAAtactctaataaaatttatagtaagaGAATCGATCATAAAATTCTTCCAATTTTTCGgtaatgcaattaaattaataaaacacctCACTGAAGTATTTTGACTATAAGATAAACTAATTTTGGAAAGATAAAGCCTGAAGGGAATAACATTGCTGGATTAATGGCATTTAAACGATATTAAATCTTTAAGTAGTACTGGCAAATGATAATAATATCACGTAATGAAGATAGAAACCGGTATGAAACTATTTTGTACTCAATAACTTTAGCTTTGTGtgtattgtgttatttttttacaaccaatTCGTTTCTAACACTGAGGAGAAGTAGCCAGGAGCTACAAAAGATAACCGTAAACTCctaaaaagtgattttaaattaaataaaaataattaaatttattattatatttaaacacacACTTTTACGTATATAcggtttttatttatactttttacgtATATAcggtttttgttttgtatttaaatagaataaatataattatttttattttatttaaataaaaaaatatagcaaacaaattttcagtattgtacagttttttagtttttaattttttattttgtttcaaggTAGAGGATGGAAGAAGACCGCTTTACCTTTTTTACTCGGGCTAACGTTGAAGATGACTACACTACTACCAATGGTATCATCATTAATGACTATTATAGGAGGAGTCTCTCTTCTTGCGAGTAAATTAGCCTTGTTCCTATCCATTGGTCTCGCATTCCATTACTATTTAGTTACCAAGCAACATATGCAACGTTACAGCCAGCAGCAACTCTCACATTACGATTCGGTTTTACCAGTAAATCCGTATCCAATAACGCATAAATTAAGTGTACAAGcgtcttgaaaattaaattataatctacgagtatatattatatatatatatatataaatatataatctacgagtatatattatatatatatatatataaatatatatatatatatatatataattattaattcagtgtgtaagaaaaaagttatagataaattaaattaatttttaaacagttttctctCTTCTACAtagttaaatctaattttattagctactgtaaaaaaatatattataataaaacaataaaaatagaactcctgataatattaaatttgatattgattaaattaatttactacatttattttatttagtttttaagatcagttagttttgaaaatttgaagaaatttgttgAATGAACTAAAATTACAAGTTGCTTAACGCTTAATaagagttattttatattttttaacttcacttTTGTTACATCGAATcataaattactcatttttagtatgaacattaattttttttatttaaatttaattttatcaattaaatcgCAATCGGCAGGAGTTGTGAAAATAAGTCTTTGCaacatgagaaaaataagttaaggataaaaatatgataaatatttaagcaaCGTCATGTTATTTTCTGTACTATCTCGattattacattattcattttaGTATTCACACTGAATACTTATTtcattgaatgtttattttttgcatttattgtataagtattaattattgttattaatgatgaTTTTACAAGGTAccgttgtaataaaaaaaaatcactctattgtaatttcttcagagcaacagtttggtcagtacgaGACCTAAAATTTTGAATGATCTAAAAGCTTCAAAAATAGTCAGCCACcatcttgaaaatattattaataaaccatccttcgtacgggtaaaaatgtattttcacctGCTCTTAGCGTTACTTGACAAACACTAGTAGGTGACCGTAATTtgttatccttttttaaattttctttattttataattttttgttaaataaccgGAAGCAGTTGTAGTGTCCCACTTACAGTAACAGTGGTAGTGGCTGTGATAGTTGAGCCGCAACGCCCTACACCATCacacccttaaaaaatcaaaattaaaaggaattgaacattttctttagatatttgtttgaagaatattttcaagcccaaatcgaATGAATGTGTTGTTTAGTACTGtcgaaatggggaaaatttgcaatcattgttcaaaatttttttattttctttaccaaTTTCAAggacaaatttataaaatggtttttagatattcacattacGATTACACACAACAGAAATCAAGTTTGTATCTTCAtcgttaccgaaaaattaaaaaaaaatgtaaatttcattgttactccattttaaccctttaaactcggaaatTAAAAAGATCCCTTTTTTATAACGACACAgcgactttacaatctgttcgtagaacaataagtaaataagatgtatttgaaataacattaagttgccacagacccagcggcttgtgacttaataatagaatagaagagcactccgtacggccagaccgtAAAGTCACCTAAATAaagcgataaggcaaaccaagaatattgttcgtCAGAAATCTTGAAAAATTGGAAATCTGAATTGGATAatgatcgtgttatctaataaatagACCACCAAATAAtttgggtgccgatccaaacgattttggaTACtaaccagagagatttcctgtcgaACGGTTCTCAAAAAGGTTATGCTTGTCGGATATCGCTAAGAACCGCGAAAAATACTTTTTCACTCGTACAAGGATAGGTagtcagttataactaatatttttaagatagaggGTTACTGTTTTGAAAGCTGCATTCTTCAGAACACTCAGATCTTTGGGTCTGTACTGCCAAAACtgctgctctgaagaaattacaatacaatgatattttttataaagtgaataatctttcatttttatttgtcattatattGTCACTAGCGTGAGTTTAATGAACTCAGAGGGGTCTTGGCTAGACAAGAAAGTTGAATGAAGTGAGCCCTGACCTGTTAAATATCACGTGACCGCGAAGGAAAACGctagtaaccatatagtgcggtTGAAGCCGAGACGCAGatgctaatatatttatatataagcagGTAATTCACGAAGGATGTAATTAACTTCCTACTACtgaaaataaggaaagaaaatcatataaacctaagttcggaaacgcttcgttagtgagtgtcGGCTAGCAAAGATTTCGCCCTGACTTCTGCGCCTACGATAAAATTGAAActaactgtaattcttgggaactAAATGAAGgggtaaatttattgatttttatatgaaatctgatctgtaaaactgaaaaaagataaGTCCCAGACTTTTAgtactttttgagaaatttgggttaaaaaaaaaaaagattggaatcgaaaaacacattaatttatttttgtgtaagataattttgttaaactgattataaaaatgtcatttttaaacaaaacttgtagagaatttgattttgattaaaattgtacGAATAAAGCCcatttatactgtataaaaaaataaagtgcacTTACTTACTAGGAAAATATAGTTATCTTGTATGTTACGCCAAAAATCAGTTCAAACATTCATAATTGATAGCGGTCAAATAGACagcaaagtagaaaaaataaattaaacaaacaaaacggGCTAATTATGTTTCAAACttatacaaaatagaatatttattgtgCACAATACAAAAACAAAGCTTCAATTATATAAATAGCGGAAAACGTTTAACGCGAAGGGAAGTAATTTCAGCAGAAATTATCCGAATTCTATGGAAATGCTGTAAAAGAGTAACAAGGGACAAGGGAACACAGcagatttacatttacaattaaatttgttacaaattcctgtaataa belongs to Lycorma delicatula isolate Av1 chromosome 1, ASM4794821v1, whole genome shotgun sequence and includes:
- the LOC142317805 gene encoding uncharacterized protein LOC142317805, translating into MTADFPADSSKDISMESSTLSTNLNSYENISKKLTYVNGINESRGWKKTALPFLLGLTLKMTTLLPMVSSLMTIIGGVSLLASKLALFLSIGLAFHYYLVTKQHMQRYSQQQLSHYDSVLPVNPYPITHKLSVQAS